From a single Fuerstiella sp. genomic region:
- a CDS encoding MBL fold metallo-hydrolase: protein MKVIAVLTSAVVCVFGVSASSATADVTISVNHGPVNGVLLETGGHRLAVYGWTLGAASGIDHLLLAHGRRDVVWKAMPLIKSGAKVIAPNRERFGLEKPEDFWNEFTTGRFHDYGQQSTKILPARIPVDRWVNDGDTIEWQGLAFRAIETPGYTRGSVSWLTEVDDTKIAFTGDLIYGDGQILDLYSFQDAIPDAQIRGYHGYGSRLADLVTSLQRIAAEKPDQIIPARGPVIHDPQKAIELLIHRVQELYRNYLSTNALHWYFKEDRMRLCGERVLGKDADVELMPYSHHEQTPSWVFENGTSRLLISDSGNAFLLDCGYQRIIDEVKQLITQGVIKKVEGIFVTHFHDDHADMVQVAAETLQCPVYAMSEYADLLAKPEAYHLPAMTANPIRDIKILQDGHQLKWHEFQFTFHFYPGQTWYHGALFARKAEQKPIFFIGDSFAPSGLDDYCVLNRNLVHEDSGYLLCLKKLRAIDEPFWLVNEHIPFVFSFTDDELDFLETRYRERIAILRELFPWDDPNYGIDEQWAVLYPHGVTIAAGETLNLEMRITNHSPVERTFTVTPHVPEDWKLTQPQVTLHLGPRLSGTVSIPVTASSASGQFLVTADVAGDGMEFVEWAEAVIMVK, encoded by the coding sequence ATGAAAGTGATCGCTGTCCTGACATCTGCTGTCGTTTGCGTTTTTGGAGTGTCTGCGTCGTCGGCAACCGCAGATGTAACGATCTCTGTAAATCACGGTCCGGTGAACGGAGTCCTGCTGGAAACAGGGGGGCACCGACTGGCCGTGTATGGCTGGACGCTCGGGGCTGCGTCCGGCATCGATCACCTGCTGCTGGCACACGGGCGCCGGGATGTTGTCTGGAAAGCCATGCCACTGATCAAATCGGGCGCGAAGGTGATTGCCCCCAACCGCGAACGCTTCGGACTGGAAAAACCGGAAGATTTCTGGAATGAATTCACAACAGGTCGATTTCACGATTACGGTCAGCAGTCCACCAAAATTCTTCCGGCCAGGATTCCTGTTGATCGATGGGTGAATGACGGTGACACCATCGAATGGCAGGGCCTCGCTTTTCGTGCGATCGAAACGCCTGGGTACACTCGGGGATCCGTTTCCTGGCTGACAGAAGTCGACGACACAAAGATCGCATTTACGGGCGATCTGATTTATGGAGACGGGCAGATCCTGGATCTGTATAGTTTTCAGGATGCGATCCCGGATGCTCAAATTCGGGGCTACCACGGCTATGGATCGCGTCTGGCGGATCTGGTGACCAGTTTACAGCGAATTGCAGCCGAAAAGCCGGACCAGATCATTCCCGCTCGCGGACCCGTCATTCACGACCCTCAGAAAGCCATCGAACTTCTGATTCACAGAGTCCAGGAGTTATATCGCAATTATCTTTCCACCAACGCACTGCACTGGTACTTCAAGGAAGACCGTATGCGGTTGTGTGGTGAGCGTGTGTTGGGAAAAGACGCAGACGTTGAACTGATGCCGTATTCTCACCACGAGCAGACTCCGTCGTGGGTTTTCGAAAATGGGACCAGCCGACTTCTGATTTCTGACAGTGGCAACGCATTTCTGCTGGACTGCGGTTATCAGCGAATCATCGATGAGGTGAAACAGCTGATCACTCAGGGAGTCATTAAAAAAGTGGAAGGTATTTTCGTAACGCACTTTCACGATGACCACGCCGACATGGTCCAGGTCGCCGCAGAAACCCTGCAGTGTCCGGTCTATGCCATGAGCGAATATGCGGACCTGCTGGCGAAACCGGAGGCGTATCATCTTCCGGCGATGACGGCTAATCCAATCAGGGATATCAAAATCCTGCAGGACGGCCATCAGCTCAAATGGCACGAGTTCCAGTTCACCTTCCATTTCTACCCCGGCCAGACATGGTACCACGGTGCTCTGTTTGCCAGAAAAGCTGAACAGAAACCGATTTTTTTTATTGGAGATTCTTTCGCGCCTTCCGGGCTGGACGACTATTGCGTACTCAATCGCAACCTGGTGCATGAAGATTCGGGATATCTGCTATGTCTGAAGAAACTGCGCGCCATTGACGAACCGTTCTGGCTCGTCAACGAACATATTCCGTTCGTATTTTCATTCACGGATGATGAGCTGGACTTCCTGGAAACTCGATATCGCGAGCGGATCGCGATCCTGCGGGAATTGTTTCCCTGGGATGATCCGAATTACGGAATCGACGAGCAGTGGGCCGTGCTTTACCCACACGGTGTCACAATTGCTGCGGGAGAGACACTGAACCTTGAAATGCGGATCACGAATCATTCTCCGGTTGAGCGGACATTTACCGTAACTCCCCACGTGCCCGAGGACTGGAAACTGACTCAACCCCAGGTCACGCTGCATCTGGGTCCACGACTGTCGGGAACGGTTAGTATTCCGGTGACGGCATCATCGGCAAGCGGACAGTTTTTGGTCACTGCTGACGTTGCCGGCGACGGGATGGAGTTTGTTGAGTGGGCAGAGGCTGTGATCATGGTGAAGTGA
- a CDS encoding DUF1990 domain-containing protein, producing MYFFSKPDRERISSFLKSQSRLNFTYRAVGSTRNGDHPSGFITDHNRIHLGTGRATFEAAKRALQEWHHYRFDWIELYRPDTAPEPQQSVGILARASGLWVLNACRIVYVIEEEDERLCRFAFGYGTLPKHAASGEERFQVELNREDESVWYDIFAFSRPNQLLSKLAYPYVRRKQKQFARDSKQSMKTAVALQVSESRQSTAKIS from the coding sequence ATGTATTTCTTCAGCAAACCGGACAGAGAACGGATCAGCAGCTTTCTCAAGTCACAATCCCGACTCAACTTCACCTATCGCGCTGTTGGTTCAACCCGAAATGGAGACCATCCGTCGGGATTCATTACGGACCACAACCGTATTCATTTGGGAACCGGTCGAGCCACTTTCGAAGCAGCCAAACGAGCCTTGCAGGAATGGCATCATTATCGGTTTGACTGGATTGAGCTGTATCGGCCCGATACGGCTCCTGAACCTCAGCAGTCGGTGGGAATCCTGGCCCGTGCTTCGGGGCTCTGGGTTTTGAATGCATGCCGAATCGTCTACGTGATTGAAGAAGAAGACGAACGACTCTGCAGATTCGCATTTGGTTATGGCACGCTGCCGAAACACGCCGCATCCGGTGAAGAACGGTTTCAGGTGGAACTGAACCGTGAAGATGAATCAGTCTGGTACGACATCTTCGCCTTCTCGCGGCCTAACCAGCTTTTGTCAAAATTGGCGTACCCGTATGTACGTCGAAAGCAGAAGCAGTTCGCCCGTGATTCCAAACAGTCGATGAAGACGGCCGTTGCCCTTCAGGTTTCAGAATCCCGTCAAAGTACTGCCAAAATTTCTTAA
- a CDS encoding complex I NDUFA9 subunit family protein has product MNVIVTGGSGFLGRYVVSELIARGHHVIVLSRRTPEVPDTDDVEYIACDVASGKLPLERLRNCDVIVNLMGIKRSSGTQTFEQVHVDGVKYLIEAARQLGLRRFVHISVVAARPDDRHAYHDTKWRAEELLRGSGLDFTILRPGVIYGRGDDMITHLVKMIRLTPLFPVVGRGDSVLQPVSGEEVARVVAAALERDVSIRKSYDVVGPQPMMLRDVVRTVAGGTGLNVWILPTPVWFQRVSVWGMNVLFRNPLSTPAQLQMLIDGLAGNPEAVKSQLGVETQMFEAATVAEVQGSIPSLFGLTLRFIRGSGYSPHTGGRETIAEAGTHQK; this is encoded by the coding sequence ATGAACGTGATCGTCACCGGAGGCAGCGGGTTCCTGGGGCGGTATGTTGTTTCGGAGCTGATTGCCCGGGGACATCACGTCATCGTGTTGTCTCGCAGGACTCCGGAAGTTCCGGACACCGATGATGTTGAGTACATCGCGTGTGACGTTGCGTCCGGCAAGCTCCCGCTGGAACGATTGCGGAACTGTGATGTGATTGTGAACCTGATGGGGATTAAACGTTCGTCGGGTACTCAAACTTTTGAGCAGGTTCACGTCGATGGTGTAAAATATCTGATCGAGGCAGCTCGACAGCTGGGCCTGCGGCGTTTTGTTCATATCAGCGTGGTGGCTGCCCGTCCGGATGATCGTCATGCCTATCATGACACCAAGTGGCGGGCCGAGGAGTTGTTGCGTGGCAGCGGTCTGGATTTCACGATCCTCAGACCCGGTGTCATCTACGGACGCGGCGATGATATGATCACTCATCTGGTCAAAATGATTCGCTTGACTCCGTTGTTTCCCGTGGTTGGCAGAGGAGATTCGGTTCTTCAGCCTGTCTCAGGGGAGGAAGTGGCGAGGGTGGTGGCGGCAGCACTGGAACGTGATGTTTCCATCCGAAAATCCTACGATGTCGTTGGTCCTCAACCCATGATGTTGAGAGATGTCGTGCGCACCGTTGCCGGAGGAACAGGTTTGAATGTGTGGATCCTTCCGACCCCGGTCTGGTTTCAGCGAGTGTCTGTGTGGGGGATGAACGTGTTGTTCCGGAACCCGTTGTCCACGCCGGCTCAACTGCAGATGCTGATTGACGGCCTGGCTGGAAATCCGGAAGCGGTGAAAAGCCAGCTTGGTGTGGAAACTCAGATGTTTGAGGCAGCGACCGTTGCCGAAGTTCAGGGATCGATTCCATCGCTGTTCGGACTGACTTTACGATTCATTCGTGGTTCCGGATATTCTCCGCATACAGGCGGTCGGGAAACGATTGCCGAAGCCGGTACGCATCAGAAGTAA